One region of Planctomycetia bacterium genomic DNA includes:
- a CDS encoding circularly permuted ATP-grasp type 2 protein — protein sequence MGGPFSGYEPGLAYDEMIAPGGGPRDHYRPLYDRLRGLDAEDLRRRKAMTDLSMRQDGVGFTVYRAEEGIERVWPMDPVPRIIPASEWRQIEAGLVQRVTALNLFLHDIYHDQRILRDGVVPPWLVLQGTFFRREFVGVEVPRRIYVHICGTDLIRDADGRYLVLEDNARTPSGVSYMLQNRKVLKRVFPALFNDYDVLPNDDYPAALLDVLQYIAPATSNQPTAVLLSPGMYNSAYFEHSFLAQRMGIELVEGRDLFIDNNRVFMRTTRGPRQVDVIYRRIDDDFLDPLTFRRDSALGVPGLVNAYRAGTVALANCIGTGIADDKGIYPFVPAMIRYYLDQDPILENVETFRPEISAERDHVLANLQSLVVKRVNESGGYGMLIGPASTQAQRDEFRELIKADPRDFIAQPTIQLSTHPTLVDGRLEGRHVDLRPFILCGERTVVTPGGLTRVALPKGSLVVNSSQGGGSKDTWVLAEDRSDRSGAC from the coding sequence GTGGGCGGACCGTTCTCCGGATACGAGCCTGGTCTCGCCTACGACGAGATGATCGCGCCCGGGGGCGGCCCACGGGATCACTACCGGCCGCTGTACGACCGGCTGCGCGGGCTCGATGCCGAGGACCTGCGGCGGCGCAAGGCGATGACCGACCTTTCGATGCGGCAGGACGGCGTCGGTTTCACCGTCTACCGGGCCGAGGAGGGGATCGAGCGGGTCTGGCCGATGGATCCGGTGCCGCGGATCATTCCCGCCTCCGAGTGGCGGCAGATCGAGGCCGGCCTCGTGCAGCGGGTCACGGCCTTGAACCTGTTCCTCCATGACATCTACCACGACCAGCGCATCCTGCGCGACGGCGTCGTGCCGCCGTGGCTCGTCCTCCAGGGGACGTTCTTCCGGCGCGAGTTCGTCGGCGTCGAGGTGCCACGACGGATCTACGTCCACATCTGCGGCACCGACCTGATTCGCGACGCCGACGGCCGCTACCTCGTGCTGGAGGACAACGCCCGCACGCCGAGCGGCGTGAGCTACATGCTCCAGAACCGCAAGGTGCTCAAACGGGTCTTCCCCGCCCTGTTCAACGACTACGACGTCCTCCCCAACGACGACTACCCCGCTGCCCTGCTCGACGTCCTGCAGTACATCGCCCCGGCCACCTCCAACCAGCCGACCGCCGTCCTCCTCAGTCCGGGCATGTACAACTCGGCCTATTTCGAGCACAGCTTCCTCGCCCAGCGCATGGGGATCGAACTCGTCGAGGGCCGCGACCTGTTCATCGACAACAACCGGGTGTTCATGCGAACAACCCGCGGACCGCGGCAGGTTGACGTCATCTACCGGCGGATCGACGACGACTTTCTCGATCCGCTCACCTTCCGCCGCGACAGTGCGCTGGGCGTGCCCGGGCTGGTGAACGCCTACCGGGCCGGCACCGTGGCCCTCGCCAATTGCATCGGCACCGGCATCGCCGACGACAAGGGCATCTACCCGTTCGTGCCGGCGATGATCCGCTACTACCTCGACCAGGATCCGATCCTGGAGAACGTCGAGACCTTCCGCCCCGAGATCTCCGCCGAGCGCGACCACGTGCTCGCCAACCTCCAGTCGCTCGTCGTCAAGCGGGTCAACGAGTCGGGGGGCTACGGCATGCTGATCGGGCCGGCGTCGACGCAGGCCCAGCGGGACGAGTTCCGGGAGCTCATCAAAGCCGATCCGCGCGACTTCATCGCCCAGCCGACGATCCAGCTCTCCACCCACCCAACTCTCGTCGACGGCCGGCTGGAGGGGCGGCACGTCGACCTGCGGCCGTTCATCCTCTGCGGCGAACGGACCGTGGTCACGCCCGGAGGCCTGACCCGCGTCGCCCTTCCGAAGGGGAGCCTCGTCGTCAACAGTTCGCAGGGCGGCGGCAGCAAGGACACCTGGGTGCTGGCCGAGGACCGATCGGATCGGAGCGGAGCATGCTGA
- a CDS encoding transglutaminase: protein MILEVQHETTFSYAQPVREWLCELRMEPASDRGQRCHSFRISTGLAHPLATYRDGFGNVVHHFNLLAPPPRVRILAASVVETEDAAIGPVASQVEFPESGPLGWELPLDTLDYLALRGPVRRTPLLEPVRTALAPRPRTRVGIWVCQVAEHIRSQFEYARDVTDASSPIDHILTRGKGVCQDFTHVMIAILRSWGVPARYVSGSIHRPNRESQSHAWCEVWLPDIGWSGFDPTNGCPIGGGFVKTAVGRDFSDVPPNKGTYVGSGAERIEVRVATRTLDRLPSLDWHADLAPLDAPVQTVVYTAVHAVNDEANGEQQQ, encoded by the coding sequence ATGATCCTCGAGGTCCAGCACGAGACGACGTTCTCCTATGCCCAGCCGGTCCGTGAGTGGCTCTGTGAACTGCGCATGGAGCCGGCCAGCGACCGTGGCCAGCGTTGCCATTCGTTCCGCATCTCGACCGGCCTGGCCCACCCCCTGGCCACCTACCGGGACGGCTTCGGCAACGTCGTCCATCACTTCAACCTCCTCGCCCCGCCGCCGCGGGTGCGGATCCTGGCCGCGAGCGTCGTGGAGACTGAGGATGCCGCGATCGGCCCGGTCGCCAGCCAGGTGGAGTTTCCCGAGTCGGGCCCGCTCGGCTGGGAGCTACCCCTCGACACGCTCGACTACCTCGCCCTGCGCGGGCCGGTGCGGCGGACGCCGCTGCTCGAGCCGGTCCGGACCGCGCTGGCGCCGCGGCCGCGGACACGGGTCGGGATCTGGGTCTGCCAGGTGGCCGAGCACATTCGCAGCCAGTTCGAGTACGCCCGCGACGTGACCGACGCCTCGTCGCCGATCGACCACATCCTCACCCGCGGCAAGGGCGTGTGCCAGGACTTCACGCACGTCATGATTGCGATCCTCAGGTCGTGGGGCGTGCCGGCCCGCTACGTCAGCGGCTCCATCCACCGCCCCAACCGCGAGTCGCAGAGCCATGCCTGGTGCGAGGTCTGGCTGCCGGACATCGGCTGGTCGGGATTCGATCCCACCAACGGCTGCCCGATCGGCGGCGGCTTCGTGAAGACGGCGGTGGGCCGCGACTTCAGCGACGTTCCTCCCAACAAGGGGACCTACGTCGGGTCGGGTGCCGAGCGGATCGAGGTCCGCGTCGCGACCCGGACGCTCGACCGGCTGCCGTCGCTCGACTGGCACGCCGACCTGGCGCCGCTCGACGCCCCCGTCCAGACCGTGGTCTACACCGCAGTCCACGCCGTGAACGACGAGGCCAACGGCGAGCAGCAGCAGTGA
- the vapC24 gene encoding ribonuclease VapC24: MTAMKSLDTNILLYAADEDCREHAAAIGLVNEALRSPADWLLSDQVLFELYAGLRHPRVFARPLSAVEAARRVAFLRQESGFAFCCHELRSWPTIHAALATPTFPRRRTHDLVLAVTLRSHGVKEFYTRNVADFRTAGFESVVNPID, translated from the coding sequence ATGACCGCGATGAAGAGCCTCGATACCAACATCCTTCTGTACGCCGCCGACGAGGACTGTCGCGAACACGCCGCCGCGATCGGCCTCGTCAACGAAGCGCTACGGTCGCCCGCGGACTGGCTGCTGTCCGACCAGGTGCTGTTCGAGCTGTACGCCGGACTGCGGCATCCGCGGGTCTTCGCCAGGCCGCTGTCGGCCGTCGAGGCGGCCCGCAGGGTCGCGTTCCTGCGCCAGGAATCGGGGTTTGCCTTCTGTTGTCATGAACTGCGATCGTGGCCGACGATTCATGCAGCCTTGGCCACGCCGACGTTTCCGCGGCGGCGGACCCATGACCTCGTCCTCGCCGTCACGCTACGCAGCCATGGCGTGAAGGAGTTCTACACTCGCAACGTCGCCGATTTCCGAACCGCGGGGTTCGAATCAGTCGTGAACCCAATCGACTGA
- a CDS encoding copper-translocating P-type ATPase — protein sequence MPTDPICGMTVSETSAHTAVRDGTTFYFCSAGCLRTFRDGPLAAAPADAGCCGGSTARADRPAPSDPRAVYTCPMHPEVEQIGPGTCPSCGMDLEPKDITAAGAGDDGELRGMVRRFIWAAVLTVPLFLLAMLPMVGLPVDRWLGGTAHAWLQLVLATPVVFWAGWPCFDRGIRGLVAGRPSMFSLVALGTGAAYLASLVALLAPASLPAEVQHHGAVPLFFEAAAVIVTLVLLGQVLEMKARRRTGDAIRELLALAPQQARVIRDGVESDVPLADVRAGDILRVRPGEQVPVDGRVTEGRTTVEESMLTGEPLPVGKQPGDTVIGGTLNQAGSFLMVADKVGQETMLARIVALVAVAQRSRAPIQQLADRVAAWFVPAVLGCAIVTFVVWMLVGPSPALALANAVAVLIIACPCALGLATPMSITVGIGRGAREGVLVRNADVLQALERVDTLVVDKTGTLTAGRPALTECLPAEGCSAADLLATVAALERHSEHPLGRAFVAAAAEGGLKPPLVLDFEAVPGSGVRGSVAGRPVLVGRPAWIAATVGPAPEAAAAKTAALAVVGCTVIHVAVSGRYAGLLAVSDPIKETTAEAIRRLHALGLRIRMLTGDDERTARGVAGRLGIDDVEAGLGPAAKHERIVALRAAGHRVAMAGDGINDGPALAAADVGIAMGTGSDVAIESAGITLVKGDLRGIVKALLLSRATMRNIRQNLFFAFAYNALGIPLAAGVLYPFSSHLLLDPMIAAAAMSLSSVSVVANALRLRFVSLERRD from the coding sequence ATGCCAACAGACCCGATCTGCGGGATGACCGTCTCGGAAACGAGCGCCCACACGGCGGTCCGCGACGGCACGACCTTCTATTTTTGCAGCGCCGGGTGCCTGCGGACGTTTCGTGACGGCCCGCTGGCCGCAGCGCCGGCCGACGCCGGCTGCTGTGGCGGCTCGACCGCCCGTGCCGACCGCCCCGCGCCGAGTGATCCGCGGGCCGTCTACACCTGCCCGATGCACCCCGAGGTCGAACAGATCGGCCCCGGCACCTGCCCCTCTTGCGGCATGGACCTCGAGCCGAAGGACATCACAGCCGCCGGCGCCGGCGATGACGGAGAGCTCCGCGGCATGGTCCGGCGGTTCATCTGGGCCGCGGTGCTGACGGTTCCCCTGTTCCTGCTGGCGATGCTGCCGATGGTCGGACTGCCGGTCGATCGCTGGCTCGGCGGCACGGCCCACGCCTGGCTGCAGCTCGTGCTGGCGACGCCGGTCGTGTTCTGGGCCGGCTGGCCCTGCTTCGACCGCGGCATCCGCGGGCTCGTGGCGGGCCGCCCCTCGATGTTCTCGCTCGTCGCCCTCGGCACCGGCGCCGCCTACCTCGCCAGCCTCGTGGCCTTGCTCGCGCCGGCATCGCTGCCGGCCGAGGTGCAGCACCACGGTGCGGTGCCGCTGTTCTTCGAGGCCGCCGCGGTGATCGTCACGCTCGTGCTCCTCGGGCAGGTGCTGGAGATGAAGGCCCGGCGCCGGACCGGGGACGCGATCCGCGAGCTCCTGGCGCTTGCCCCGCAGCAGGCCCGGGTCATCCGGGACGGCGTCGAGAGCGACGTGCCGCTCGCCGACGTTCGCGCGGGCGACATCCTGCGCGTCCGGCCCGGCGAGCAGGTGCCCGTGGACGGTCGCGTCACCGAGGGGCGGACCACGGTCGAGGAATCGATGCTCACCGGCGAGCCGCTGCCGGTCGGCAAGCAGCCGGGGGACACCGTGATCGGCGGGACGCTCAACCAGGCCGGCTCGTTCCTGATGGTCGCCGACAAGGTCGGGCAGGAGACAATGCTCGCCCGGATCGTCGCCCTGGTCGCCGTCGCCCAGCGCAGCCGGGCGCCGATCCAGCAACTGGCCGACCGTGTGGCGGCCTGGTTCGTGCCGGCCGTGCTCGGCTGCGCGATCGTCACGTTCGTCGTCTGGATGCTGGTCGGGCCGTCCCCCGCCCTGGCGCTGGCCAACGCGGTGGCCGTGCTGATCATCGCCTGTCCCTGCGCCCTCGGCCTGGCGACGCCGATGTCGATCACGGTCGGCATCGGACGCGGTGCGCGGGAAGGGGTGCTGGTGCGAAACGCCGATGTGCTCCAGGCCCTCGAACGTGTCGACACGCTCGTCGTCGACAAGACTGGGACGCTGACCGCCGGGCGGCCGGCGCTCACCGAGTGCCTCCCTGCCGAGGGATGCTCAGCGGCCGACCTGCTGGCCACCGTGGCGGCGCTCGAGCGCCACAGCGAGCATCCGCTCGGCAGGGCGTTCGTGGCGGCGGCGGCCGAGGGCGGCCTGAAGCCGCCGCTGGTCCTCGACTTCGAGGCGGTTCCCGGGTCGGGCGTGCGCGGAAGCGTGGCGGGGCGGCCGGTGCTCGTCGGCCGGCCGGCATGGATCGCCGCCACTGTCGGGCCGGCGCCTGAGGCGGCAGCCGCGAAGACCGCCGCGCTCGCCGTGGTCGGCTGCACCGTGATCCACGTCGCCGTCTCCGGCCGCTACGCCGGCCTGCTCGCCGTCTCCGATCCGATCAAGGAGACGACGGCGGAGGCCATCCGCCGGCTGCACGCGCTCGGGCTGCGGATCCGGATGCTCACCGGCGACGACGAGCGGACGGCCCGCGGCGTCGCCGGCCGGCTCGGCATCGACGACGTCGAGGCGGGGCTCGGACCGGCCGCGAAGCACGAGCGGATCGTGGCTCTCCGCGCCGCGGGGCACCGGGTGGCGATGGCGGGGGACGGGATCAACGACGGCCCGGCGCTGGCCGCGGCGGACGTCGGGATCGCGATGGGCACCGGCAGCGACGTGGCCATCGAATCGGCCGGCATCACGCTCGTGAAGGGGGACCTGCGCGGGATCGTGAAGGCTCTGCTCTTGAGCCGGGCCACGATGCGCAACATCCGCCAGAACCTGTTCTTCGCCTTCGCCTACAACGCTCTCGGCATCCCGCTCGCCGCGGGCGTGCTCTATCCGTTCTCGTCCCACCTCCTCCTCGACCCGATGATCGCCGCCGCAGCCATGAGCCTGTCGTCGGTGTCGGTCGTGGCCAACGCCCTGCGGCTCCGGTTCGTGAGCCTGGAGCGGAGGGACTGA
- a CDS encoding SAM-dependent methyltransferase, with protein sequence MDLSPSRGRPPSARGDFLLVSCQGGAEGEVKSRLPAVLPGATVGAWRRGVVTFRLAPGSDPADDFAPDIVFARSLIRSFGQVTAATDAERMALVIARAGECSWENVHVWSRDPRLAVDVAVIRGHLLAACGLPADLAATATPGQLVLDCVVDAPDRWWIGWHRPAAPPGIWPGGLYPRSLPEDKVSRAWLKLDEAIATFGIELKPGQRACEIGAAPGGSCQRLLETGLEVVGIDPAAIDPRVAGHERFTHWRMRSRDVKLRGYRGFDWIVSDMNIDPVSTLEAIERIVAAPGVRPRGIIATFKLPDWSRAAELSSWLDRLRGLGFPARARQLSTGGREVCVVAQKVPATKSG encoded by the coding sequence ATGGATCTTTCGCCGTCCCGTGGCCGCCCGCCTTCCGCCCGCGGCGACTTTCTCCTCGTCTCCTGCCAGGGGGGCGCCGAGGGAGAGGTGAAATCCCGACTACCGGCGGTTCTTCCCGGAGCGACGGTCGGCGCCTGGCGGCGCGGCGTGGTCACGTTCCGGCTGGCGCCGGGCAGTGATCCGGCGGACGACTTCGCCCCCGACATCGTCTTCGCCCGATCGCTGATCCGGTCGTTCGGGCAGGTGACGGCGGCGACGGACGCGGAGCGGATGGCGCTGGTCATCGCGCGGGCTGGGGAGTGCTCCTGGGAAAACGTCCACGTCTGGAGCCGTGACCCGCGGCTCGCCGTCGACGTGGCCGTGATCCGCGGGCACCTGCTCGCCGCCTGCGGGCTGCCGGCCGACCTCGCCGCCACGGCGACACCCGGGCAGCTCGTCCTCGACTGCGTCGTCGATGCACCCGACCGCTGGTGGATCGGCTGGCATCGGCCGGCGGCGCCGCCCGGCATCTGGCCGGGAGGCCTCTATCCGCGGTCGTTGCCCGAAGACAAGGTGTCGCGGGCCTGGCTCAAGCTCGACGAGGCGATCGCGACGTTTGGCATCGAATTGAAACCCGGGCAGCGGGCCTGCGAGATCGGTGCCGCCCCCGGTGGCTCATGCCAGAGGCTGCTCGAGACCGGCCTCGAGGTGGTGGGGATCGACCCGGCGGCGATCGATCCCCGGGTCGCCGGTCACGAGCGATTCACGCACTGGCGCATGCGGTCGCGGGACGTGAAGCTGCGCGGCTACCGCGGCTTCGACTGGATCGTCTCCGACATGAACATCGATCCCGTGAGCACGCTGGAGGCGATCGAGCGGATCGTGGCCGCTCCGGGCGTCCGGCCGCGCGGGATCATCGCCACGTTCAAACTCCCCGACTGGTCGCGGGCCGCGGAGCTTTCCAGCTGGCTCGACCGGCTGCGCGGCCTCGGGTTCCCGGCCCGGGCCCGGCAACTCTCCACGGGGGGCCGCGAGGTGTGCGTCGTCGCCCAAAAGGTGCCAGCCACCAAATCTGGGTAA
- a CDS encoding aminotransferase: MAALEPSATLAMAARAQAMAAAGTDVIDLSVGEPDFPTPEHICHAAEAAIRAGRTKYTPAAGIPDLRKAVAADHARRTGLPVTAAQVVISNGAKHSLHNAFTALLDEGDEVIVPTPYWVSYAELIKLAGARPVLIETDIGDDFKLRPEALRAALTPRTRMLLLCSPSNPTGVVYSAAELGALADVAIEADLAVISDEIYDQLVYDGRQSVSFPTLRPGLADRTVVVAGVSKTYSMTGWRIGWTICPEPLAKAIGNLQSQETSNPCSVSQHAALAALTGPQDCVGSMLTAFQARRDLVAGRLRRMPGVRIPDIGGAFYAFFDIRAPLATARSRGIATSMQWCEALLEREHVALVAGSAFGAEGHVRMSFAAAEAKLNAGLDRIERFLAG; this comes from the coding sequence ATGGCGGCCCTCGAGCCGTCGGCCACTCTGGCGATGGCCGCGCGGGCCCAGGCGATGGCGGCGGCCGGCACCGACGTCATCGACCTGTCAGTCGGTGAGCCGGACTTCCCCACGCCCGAGCACATCTGCCACGCCGCCGAGGCGGCGATCCGGGCCGGCCGCACCAAATACACCCCTGCCGCCGGGATTCCCGACCTGCGCAAGGCGGTCGCGGCCGACCACGCCCGACGAACCGGCCTGCCGGTGACGGCGGCCCAGGTCGTGATCTCCAACGGCGCCAAGCACTCGCTCCACAACGCCTTCACCGCGCTGCTCGACGAGGGGGACGAGGTGATCGTCCCGACCCCCTACTGGGTCAGTTACGCAGAACTGATCAAGCTCGCCGGCGCCCGCCCGGTGCTCATCGAGACCGATATCGGCGACGACTTCAAGCTCCGTCCGGAGGCCCTCCGGGCCGCCCTCACCCCCCGGACGCGGATGCTCCTCCTCTGCTCGCCGAGCAACCCGACAGGCGTGGTCTATTCGGCCGCGGAACTCGGGGCCCTGGCCGACGTTGCCATCGAGGCCGACCTGGCGGTGATCTCCGACGAGATCTACGACCAGCTCGTCTATGACGGCCGGCAGTCGGTCTCCTTCCCGACGCTGCGGCCCGGCCTCGCCGACCGCACGGTCGTCGTCGCCGGCGTCAGCAAGACCTATTCGATGACCGGCTGGCGGATCGGGTGGACGATCTGCCCCGAGCCGCTCGCCAAGGCGATCGGCAACCTGCAGAGCCAGGAGACGAGCAACCCGTGCAGCGTCAGCCAGCACGCGGCCCTGGCGGCGCTCACCGGCCCGCAGGATTGCGTCGGCTCGATGCTCACCGCCTTCCAGGCCCGGCGCGACCTGGTGGCCGGCCGGCTGCGGCGCATGCCCGGCGTGCGGATTCCCGACATCGGCGGCGCGTTCTACGCCTTCTTCGACATCCGCGCGCCGCTCGCCACGGCCCGGAGCCGGGGGATCGCCACGAGCATGCAGTGGTGCGAGGCGCTCCTGGAGCGGGAGCACGTTGCCCTCGTGGCCGGCAGCGCGTTCGGCGCGGAGGGGCACGTGCGGATGTCGTTCGCCGCGGCGGAGGCCAAGCTGAACGCCGGTCTCGACCGCATCGAACGGTTCCTCGCCGGCTGA
- a CDS encoding flavin-binding monooxygenase, which translates to MRAAPSADSAPRWCVIGAGPSGLTALKNLRAAGIDAECLEREEGIGGNWLFGAATSRVFASTRLISSKTLTAYVDHPMPRDWPAYPDQRQCLDYLRGYADRFGLMAHVRTGTIVEAIERAGAGWRVHVAGGPPRDYAGLVIASGHNHEPRRPEIPGAFTGTLLHAADYKSPDRPVPIAGRRVLVIGGGNSACDIAVECSRHAACTVHSTRRGYHVVPREIRGRPADLRNERLLTLGLPLWLRRLVSLRAIDREIGLPWRHGLPRPDHQLWETHPIVNSELLARIDAGAIVPAGDVRRFAGDAVEFLDGSRAPFDVVICATGYRTTFPFIDTRLLGADAPGELPRLFMNVLHESRDDVAVVGLIQPDSGQWGLTDLQARLVARMAVAAARSPRAAAWLYAARRRPAPRPAIRYLDSPRHALEVEHFSYRRRLERLIAALDRRLRSDCDRAGTRRNPAQRGGNASGG; encoded by the coding sequence ATGCGTGCCGCGCCCTCTGCCGACTCGGCCCCCCGCTGGTGCGTGATCGGCGCCGGGCCGTCCGGGCTCACCGCCCTGAAGAACCTGCGGGCGGCCGGCATCGACGCCGAATGCCTGGAACGCGAGGAGGGCATCGGCGGCAACTGGCTGTTCGGCGCGGCCACGTCCCGGGTCTTCGCCTCGACCCGGCTCATCTCCTCGAAGACGCTCACCGCCTACGTCGACCACCCGATGCCGCGGGACTGGCCCGCCTATCCCGACCAGCGCCAGTGCCTCGACTACCTGCGCGGGTATGCCGACCGCTTCGGCCTCATGGCCCACGTCCGCACCGGCACAATCGTCGAAGCGATCGAGCGGGCCGGCGCCGGCTGGCGGGTGCACGTCGCCGGCGGGCCGCCGCGCGACTACGCCGGCCTCGTCATCGCCAGCGGCCACAACCACGAGCCGCGTCGGCCGGAGATTCCCGGCGCGTTCACCGGCACGCTCCTCCACGCCGCCGACTACAAGTCACCCGACCGCCCGGTGCCGATCGCCGGCCGGCGCGTGCTCGTGATCGGCGGCGGCAACTCCGCCTGCGACATCGCCGTCGAGTGCTCGCGGCATGCCGCCTGCACCGTGCATTCCACGCGCCGCGGCTATCACGTCGTGCCGCGCGAGATCCGCGGCCGGCCCGCCGACCTGCGGAACGAGCGGCTCCTTACGCTTGGCCTGCCGCTCTGGCTGCGCCGGCTCGTCAGCCTGCGGGCGATCGACCGCGAGATCGGCCTCCCCTGGCGGCACGGCCTGCCGCGGCCCGATCACCAGCTCTGGGAGACGCATCCGATCGTCAACTCCGAGCTCCTCGCCCGGATCGACGCCGGAGCGATCGTGCCGGCCGGCGACGTGCGCCGCTTCGCCGGCGACGCGGTGGAGTTTCTCGATGGCAGCCGGGCTCCCTTCGACGTGGTCATCTGCGCCACCGGCTATCGGACGACGTTTCCGTTCATCGACACCCGACTGCTGGGCGCAGACGCGCCGGGAGAACTGCCGCGGCTGTTCATGAACGTGCTGCACGAGTCGCGGGACGACGTCGCCGTCGTCGGCCTGATCCAGCCCGACAGCGGCCAGTGGGGACTCACCGACCTGCAGGCCCGACTCGTGGCCCGGATGGCGGTGGCAGCGGCCCGATCGCCGCGGGCCGCCGCCTGGCTCTACGCCGCCCGCCGGCGGCCGGCGCCGCGGCCCGCGATCCGCTACCTCGACTCGCCGCGGCATGCCCTCGAGGTCGAGCACTTTTCCTATCGGCGCCGGCTGGAGCGGCTCATCGCCGCGCTCGACCGGCGCCTGCGGTCCGACTGCGACCGGGCGGGGACCCGGCGGAATCCGGCTCAGCGCGGTGGAAACGCGAGCGGCGGTTGA
- a CDS encoding 8-amino-7-oxononanoate synthase, translating into MPEAGPTCRHDDAGAAAAPAAGPLPDALGWIAGEIDALREAGLERPQRVRSGRQGRTVALDGRTLLNFGSNDYLGYAGDVRLTKAASKASCAEGFGAGASPLVSGHSRAHETLERSITALLDVGAALVFPSGFAANAATLAAVAGPGDFIASDARNHASIIDGCRLSRAEIGIYPHRDMAALDRLLAGAAGPRRRIVVSDTLFSMDGSRAPLADLCDLARRHGAILVVDEAHATGLFGDRGSGLVEATGCADGVHVRIGTLSKAIGAAGGFVAGHPDLVHWLRHTARAWIFSTAHPPAVAAAAARGIALVGAEPDRRRTLATRAALFRERLAAAGLDTGVAEAQIVPVILGAADAAVAAAAALAAEGFFVPAIRPPSVPQGMSLVRASVCWHHTDEDLERLAATLARHADACEAPPSRARNAAYQRAAHGSEDKQS; encoded by the coding sequence ATGCCCGAGGCCGGACCAACCTGTCGTCACGACGATGCTGGCGCTGCCGCCGCGCCGGCAGCGGGGCCGCTGCCCGATGCCCTCGGCTGGATCGCCGGCGAGATCGACGCCCTCCGGGAGGCCGGCCTGGAGCGGCCGCAGCGGGTTCGCAGCGGACGACAGGGACGCACCGTCGCGCTCGACGGCCGCACGCTCCTCAACTTCGGCTCGAACGACTACCTCGGCTACGCCGGCGACGTGCGGCTCACGAAGGCGGCATCCAAGGCCTCCTGCGCCGAGGGCTTCGGCGCCGGCGCCAGCCCGCTCGTCAGCGGCCACTCCCGGGCCCACGAAACCCTGGAACGGTCCATCACCGCGCTTCTCGACGTCGGTGCCGCCCTCGTCTTTCCCAGTGGCTTCGCCGCCAACGCCGCCACGCTTGCCGCGGTCGCCGGCCCCGGCGACTTCATCGCCAGCGACGCCCGCAATCATGCGAGCATCATCGACGGCTGCCGGCTCTCCCGGGCCGAGATCGGCATCTACCCGCACCGTGACATGGCGGCCCTCGACCGACTGCTCGCCGGCGCGGCCGGCCCGCGGCGCCGGATCGTCGTCAGCGACACGCTGTTTTCCATGGACGGGTCGCGGGCGCCGCTCGCCGACCTCTGCGACCTCGCCCGCCGTCACGGGGCGATCCTCGTCGTGGACGAGGCGCATGCGACGGGCCTGTTCGGCGATCGCGGCAGCGGCCTCGTCGAAGCGACGGGCTGCGCCGACGGCGTCCACGTCCGCATCGGCACGCTCTCCAAGGCGATCGGCGCGGCGGGTGGCTTCGTGGCCGGCCACCCCGACCTCGTCCACTGGCTCAGGCACACGGCCCGGGCCTGGATCTTCTCGACGGCCCATCCGCCGGCGGTCGCAGCCGCGGCGGCCCGGGGGATCGCGCTGGTCGGCGCCGAGCCCGATCGCCGCCGCACGCTCGCCACGCGGGCCGCGCTGTTCCGTGAGCGGCTCGCCGCGGCCGGGCTCGACACCGGCGTGGCGGAGGCGCAGATCGTGCCCGTGATCCTCGGCGCGGCGGACGCCGCGGTCGCGGCCGCGGCGGCCCTCGCGGCCGAGGGTTTTTTCGTGCCCGCGATCCGACCGCCGAGCGTGCCGCAGGGAATGAGCCTCGTCAGGGCCAGCGTCTGCTGGCACCACACGGACGAGGATCTCGAGCGACTGGCGGCGACCCTCGCCCGTCACGCCGACGCGTGCGAGGCCCCTCCCTCACGTGCCCGCAACGCCGCGTATCAGAGAGCAGCGCACGGATCGGAGGACAAGCAGTCGTGA
- a CDS encoding EVE domain-containing protein translates to MNHWLLKSEPDVFSIHDLARARGRTTGWEGVRNYQARNLLRAMKQGDLAIFYHSNASPPAAVGIVTVVREAYPDSSAWDPTSDYHDPKARPDNPVWSMVDVKLVETFPRPLPLDELRGVPALAGMELLRRGSRLSVQPVTAAEFRAIQRRAARKG, encoded by the coding sequence ATGAACCACTGGTTGCTCAAGAGCGAACCCGACGTCTTTTCGATCCACGACCTGGCCCGGGCCCGCGGCCGGACGACCGGCTGGGAGGGTGTCCGCAACTACCAGGCCCGCAACCTGCTCCGCGCGATGAAGCAGGGGGACCTGGCGATCTTCTACCACTCCAACGCCTCACCCCCCGCCGCGGTCGGCATCGTCACCGTCGTTCGCGAGGCCTATCCCGATTCAAGCGCCTGGGATCCGACGAGCGACTATCACGACCCCAAGGCGCGTCCCGACAACCCCGTCTGGTCGATGGTCGACGTGAAGCTCGTGGAAACGTTTCCCCGGCCGCTGCCCCTCGACGAACTCCGCGGCGTGCCCGCACTCGCCGGCATGGAACTCCTCCGGCGCGGCAGCCGGCTCTCCGTGCAGCCCGTCACGGCGGCCGAGTTCCGCGCCATCCAGCGGCGCGCCGCCCGGAAGGGCTGA